The sequence CGGCGTGCGGACCGGTGCCGACGCGCTGCAGTACCTGCGCGCGGGCGCGACCCTGGTGGGGGTGGGGACCGCGGCCCTGGCGGACCCGCGGGCGCCCGAGCGCATCGCCCGCGAGCTGGACGCCCTGCTGGCCGGCGCGGGGGCTCCCTCCCCGGGCCACCCGGCCGGCGCGACGGGCTGAGCCGTGGCCGAGCTGGTCGTGGCCCTCGACGTCGCGAGCGCGCGCGCCGCGCTCGAGCTGGTGGACCGGCTCGGCGACGCCGTGCGCTGGTACAAGGTCGGGCCGGTGCTCCACGTGGCGGACGGGCCGGCCGTGGTGCGGGCGCTGCGGGAGCGCGGGCGCGAGGTGTTTCTCGACCTCAAGTGGCACGACATCCCGAACACCGTGGCTGGCGCCGTCGAGGCGGCGCTCGAGTCGGGCGTTTCCCTCGCGACCGTCCACCTCGCCGGCGGCGGCCGCATGCTGGAGGCGGCCGCGCGGGTGCGCCGCGGCGGGATCCGGCTGCTGGGCGTGGGCGTGCTCACCTCGTTCGACGCGGTCGGCTTCGGCCAGGTGGTGGGGCGCCCGGCCGGCGATCTCGCGGCCGAGCAGCAGCGGCTGGTGAGGCTCGGCGTCGCGGCCGGCCTCGACGGCTACGTCTGCGCCGCCTCGGAAGCGCGCGCGGTGCGCGCGGTGGCGGGCACGCGCGCGGTCCTCGTGGTGCCCGGCGTGCGGCGCGCGGCGCAGGCGGCCGGCGATCAGGTCCGGACGGCGACGCCGCGCGAGGCGGTCGAGGCCGGAGCGGACTTCGTGGTGGTGGGGCGTCCAGTCACCGGCGCCGCGGACCCGCGCGGGGAGGCCGTGGCCACGGCCGCGGAGATGGGGCGGTGAGCTGGCTGGTGGCCCTCGCGGTCGCCGTCGCGGCGGGACGCGGCGCCCAGGCGGACTCGCTGATGACCGCCGCACGACGGGCGGCCGCGCAGTGGATGGCCCACGACTTCACCACGATGGTGGGCAGCGGCGAGGCGGTGATGGTGCACCTGCCGGGCGCCGAGCCCTCGTCCCCGCTGAGGCCGGTGCAGGCCGCCGCGCTGCTCCGGGCCTTCGCGGAGGGCGCCCAGGAGCTGGATCTCGTCGTGCTGGTGGTCCGCGACGTGGACCCCGACCGCGCCTACGTCGAGGCGCAGCGGATCTACCAGGTGCGCGGCACCGACGTGCGCCACACCCAGACGCTGTACTTCGGCTTCCGGCGCGTCGGGCAGAGCTATCGGCTGGTGGAGGTCCGGGCGCTGCCGTGAGGCCGGCTGTGGGCCCGGGTCCGGCAGGCGGGCAGGGGTCTGCCGCCGGGCCGCCGCAAGCCCCGAGCCGCT comes from Gemmatimonadales bacterium and encodes:
- the pyrF gene encoding orotidine-5'-phosphate decarboxylase, which gives rise to MAELVVALDVASARAALELVDRLGDAVRWYKVGPVLHVADGPAVVRALRERGREVFLDLKWHDIPNTVAGAVEAALESGVSLATVHLAGGGRMLEAAARVRRGGIRLLGVGVLTSFDAVGFGQVVGRPAGDLAAEQQRLVRLGVAAGLDGYVCAASEARAVRAVAGTRAVLVVPGVRRAAQAAGDQVRTATPREAVEAGADFVVVGRPVTGAADPRGEAVATAAEMGR